In one Gracilinanus agilis isolate LMUSP501 chromosome 6, AgileGrace, whole genome shotgun sequence genomic region, the following are encoded:
- the CDC42BPG gene encoding serine/threonine-protein kinase MRCK gamma has translation MDYISQEALRPFPQTRTRPATPFVTKVKELRLQRDDFEILKVIGRGAFGEVAVVRQKNTGQIFAMKMLHKWEMLKRAETACFREERDVLVKGDGRWVTTLHCAFQDDDYLYLVMDYYAGGDLLTLLSRFEDRLPPELAQFYLAEMVLAIHSLHQLGYVHRDVKPDNVLLDTNGHIRLADFGSCLRLNANGMVDSSVAVGTPDYISPEILQAMEEGKGHYGPQCDWWSLGVCMYELLFGETPFYAESLVETYGKIMNYEDHLQFPPDAPEVSESARDLIRKLLCRQEERLGRGGLDDFRGHPFFEGVDWERLPTSTAPYIPELQGPVDTSNFDVDDDTLNHPGTLPPASHGTFSGHHLPFVGFTFTSGPRPGSDRSPQLAASSQEQSLQILEKEKAELSGKLQDALQRVAPGYKELELLRKEAETLRKRLAEAQVEAAPGGGAAPASSWQQERDRLCQDLSEARNQLQAQAQELLVSDGRQKELQQRLREAEEAAGEAGSRAQALSRQLDDARETQAELEAKLAALSQEVSRLRRQRERSREKERTKAKAVHSPPETNGSGPLGGGPPEALKREMEALRSQLEQARSQSPKGKDELLRLQEENRRLTQEQQQLSGELERERQVKKQLEGERRESESNWEAQISDILTWVNDEKVSRGYLQALATKMAEELESLRSAGTQTLPARPLDHQWKARRLQKMEASAKLELQSALEAEIRAKQSLQEELGRVREAQRQGESHLQEAEKRNETLRQELAALREELKARGPGDSKPSGSLIPFLSFRSSEKDASKDPPNSPDAPDPRRPGPESELRPEGRRSMRMGAVFPRAPAPAPGDSLPAKPGSHALRPRNFVSPTKCLRCTSLMLGLSRQGLACEEMGVQELRSGPGEV, from the exons CCACCCCCTTCGTGACAAAGGTGAAAGAGCTGAGGCTCCAGAGGGATGACTTTGAGATCCTCAAAGTGATTGGCCGAGGAGCCTTTGGGGAG GTTGCTGTGGTGAGACAGAAGAACACAGGCCAGATTTTTGCCATGAAGATGCTACACAAATGGGAGATGCTGAAGAGGGCTGAG ACGGCTTGCTTCCGGGAGGAGCGAGATGTCCTGGTGAAGGGAGATGGCCGCTGGGTGACGACTCTCCACTGTGCTTTCCAGGATGATGATTATCTG TACCTGGTGATGGACTACTACGCCGGTGGGGACCTGCTGACCTTGCTGAGTCGCTTTGAGGACCGGCTACCGCCCGAGCTGGCCCAGTTCTATCTGGCTGAGATGGTGCTGGCCATCCACTCCCTGCACCAGCTGGGCTACGTGCACAG GGATGTCAAGCCGGACAACGTTCTTCTGGACACAAATGGGCACATTCGCCTGGCCGACTTTGGCTCCTGCCTGAGGCTCAACGCCAATGGAATG GTGGACTCGTCAGTGGCTGTTGGCACTCCTGACTACATCTCCCCTGAGATCCTCCAAGccatggaggaaggaaagggccACTATGGGCCCCAGTGCGACTGGTGGTCCCTGGGCGTCTGTATGTACGAGCTGCTCTTTGGAGAGACGCCCTTCTACGCTGAATCTCTAGTGGAGACCTATGGCAAGATCATGAACTATGAG gACCATCTGCAGTTTCCCCCAGATGCCCCTGAAGTGTCAGAGAGTGCCCGGGACCTGATCCGCAAACTCCTGTGTCGCCAGGAGGAGAGGCTGGGCCGGGGGGGCCTTGATGACTTCCGGGGTCACCCCTTCTTTGAGGGTGTGGACTGGGAGCGACTCCCCACCAGCACCGCGCCCTACATCCCTGAACTCCAGGGGCCTGTGGATACCTCCAACTTTGATGTGGATGATGACACCCTTAACCACCCG GGAACCCTGCCACCTGCCTCCCATGGGACCTTCTCTGGCCACCACCTGCCTTTTGTGGGTTTCACCTTCAC CTCAGGTCCCCGGCCGGGCTCAGACAGGAGCCCCCAGCTGGCGGCCTCCAGCCAGGAGCAGAGCTTGCAGATCCTGGAGAAGGAGAAGGCGGAGCTGAGCGGGAAGCTGCAGG ATGCCCTGCAGAGAGTCGCCCCTGGGTACAAGGAGCTGGAGCTGCTTCGGAAGGAAGCAGAGACCCTGCGGAAGAGGCTGGCAG AGGCCCAGGTGGAGGCTGCCCCAGGTGGGGGGGCGGCCCCTGCGAGCAGCTGGCAGCAGGAGAGAGACCGGCTTTGCCAG GACCTGTCTGAGGCTCGGAATCAGCTGCAGGCCCAGGCCCAGGAGCTGCTCGTCTCTGATGGGAGGCAGAAGGAGCTGCAGCAGAGGCTTCGGGAGGCCGAGGAGGCCGCAGGGGAGGCTGGGAGCCGGGCGCAGGCTCTGAGCCGTCAGCTGGACGATGCCCGGGAAACCCAGGCTGAG cTCGAGGCCAAGCTGGCTGCCCTGAGCCAGGAGGTGAGCCGGCTCcggaggcagagggagaggagCCGCGAGAAGGAGCGGACCAAGGCCAAG GCCGTCCATTCGCCCCCCGAGACCAATGGCTCTGGGCCGCTGGGCGGGGGGCCGCCGGAGGCCCTGAAGAGGGAGATGGAGGCTCTGCGGTCCCAGTTGGAGCAGGCTCGGAGCCAGAG CCCCAAAGGGAAGGATGAGCTGCTCCGGCTCCAGGAGGAGAACAGACGCCTGACCCAGGAGCAGCAGCAG CTATCAGGAGAGCTCGAGCGAGAGAGGCAGGTCAAGAAACAGCTGGAAGGAGAGCGGCGGGAGAGCGAGAGCAACTGGGAGGCCCAGATCTCCGACATCCTCACCTG GGTGAATGATGAGAAGGTCTCTCGAGGCTATCTGCAGGCTCTGGCCACCAAGATGGCGGAGGAGCTGGAGTCGTTGCGCAGCGCAGGGACCCAGACCCTCCCGGCCCGGCCCCTG GACCACCAGTGGAAGGCCCGGAGGCTCCAGAAGATGGAGGCCTCGGCCAAGCTCGAGCTGCAGTCTGCGCTGGAGGCCGAGATCCGAGCCAAGCAGAGCCTGCAGGAGGAGCTGGGCCGGGTCCGGGAGGCCCAGCGCCAAGGGGAGAG CCACCTGCAGGAGGCCGAAAAGCGAAATGAGACGCTGCGGCAGGAGCTGGCCGCGCTGAGGGAAGAGCTGAAGGCCCGAGGGCCGGGGG ATTCCAAGCCGTCCGGATCCCTGATTCCGTTCCTGTCCTTCCGGAGCTCGGAG AAGGACGCTTCGAAGGACCCTCCCAACTCCCCGGACGCCCCGGACCCCCGGCGCCCCGGGCCCGAGTCAGAGCTTCGGCCAGAGGGCCGCCGCAGCATGCGGATGGGG GCCGTGTTTCCTCGAGCCCCGGCCCCGGCTCCCGGCGACAGTCTTCCAGCCAAG CCCGGCTCCCATGCTTTGCGCCCCCGGAACTTCGTGTCCCCCACCAAGTGTCTGAGATGTACCTCCCTCATGCTCGGCCTCAGCCGCCAGGGCCTGGCCTGTGAAG